A region from the Algoriphagus machipongonensis genome encodes:
- the fsa gene encoding fructose-6-phosphate aldolase, translating into MKFFIDTANLDEIREAYDLGVLDGVTTNPSLMAKEGISGAENVTAHYKAICNIVDDKVSAEVISTDYEGMIKEGKELAKIDDKIVVKIPMIKDGVKAIKYFHSEGIRTNCTLVFSSGQAILAAKAGATYLSPFIGRLDDISYDGLELIEQIVHIYQNYGFDTQVLAASVRHTMHLIKCAEIGADVVTCPLKVITGLLKHPLTDSGLAQFLADHAKAAGK; encoded by the coding sequence ATGAAATTCTTTATTGACACCGCAAATCTGGACGAAATCAGAGAAGCATATGACCTTGGTGTATTGGATGGTGTAACTACCAACCCATCACTTATGGCAAAGGAAGGCATCAGCGGAGCAGAAAATGTAACTGCGCACTACAAAGCTATTTGTAACATCGTTGATGATAAAGTAAGTGCCGAAGTCATCTCTACTGACTATGAAGGCATGATCAAAGAAGGAAAAGAGCTTGCCAAAATTGATGACAAAATCGTGGTGAAAATTCCGATGATCAAAGATGGTGTGAAAGCAATCAAATATTTTCACAGTGAAGGAATTCGCACTAACTGTACTTTGGTATTTTCTTCAGGTCAAGCAATTCTTGCTGCAAAAGCTGGAGCCACCTATCTTTCTCCATTCATTGGCCGATTAGATGACATCTCTTATGACGGGTTGGAGCTAATCGAACAGATTGTTCATATCTACCAAAATTACGGCTTTGATACACAAGTGTTAGCAGCTTCTGTAAGACATACCATGCATTTGATAAAATGTGCAGAAATTGGAGCAGACGTTGTGACTTGTCCTTTAAAAGTTATCACTGGCTTATTAAAACACCCGCTGACGGATT
- a CDS encoding anthranilate synthase component I family protein, with translation MTQVKLPILTTYRKRLADTITPVSIYLQIRDRFANPILLESSDYHGHENSYSYICFNPLATFTFNAGKVEETLPLGHSVSYEVNSDQRLMDSLRAFGNKFDISQDKFKFSSNGLFGYIKYDSVAYFEDIQLENTEPNAVPMMQYSVYQNIIVVDHYKNELHLLEHRIAGAENPELMDEIERLLANKNIPSYSFKRVGEENSNYTDEEFLKILNQGREHCFKGDVFQIVLSRRFSTEFKGDEFNVYRALRSVNPSPYLFYFDYGSFKVFGSSPEAQIVVKENKATIYPIAGTFRRTGNDQEDAALARKLYDDPKENSEHVMLVDLARNDLSRTSEKVTVDVFKEIQYYSHVIHLVSKVTGELPEKANPLQLVADTFPAGTLSGAPKYRAMQLIDELENVSREFYGGAIGYLGFNGDFNHAILIRSFVSENNHLRFQAGAGVVAKSTIPSELQEVANKLEALRVALRAAENI, from the coding sequence ATGACTCAAGTAAAACTCCCGATTTTAACCACTTATAGAAAGCGATTAGCGGATACAATTACTCCTGTGAGTATTTATCTGCAAATCCGAGATCGATTTGCCAATCCGATTCTTTTGGAGAGTTCTGATTACCATGGACACGAAAATAGCTATTCCTATATCTGTTTTAATCCATTGGCTACTTTTACTTTCAATGCAGGTAAAGTAGAAGAAACTCTTCCTCTTGGACATTCGGTTTCGTATGAGGTTAACTCAGATCAGAGGCTGATGGATAGTCTAAGAGCTTTTGGAAATAAATTTGATATCTCTCAGGATAAATTCAAGTTCAGTTCCAATGGACTTTTTGGATATATCAAGTACGATTCAGTTGCATATTTTGAGGATATCCAACTTGAAAATACGGAGCCAAATGCGGTTCCTATGATGCAGTACTCTGTCTACCAAAATATTATTGTGGTGGACCATTATAAAAATGAATTGCACCTTTTGGAACATCGCATCGCTGGGGCAGAAAATCCTGAGTTGATGGATGAAATCGAGCGTTTACTGGCGAATAAAAATATTCCGAGTTATTCATTTAAGCGAGTAGGGGAAGAAAACTCAAACTACACGGATGAGGAGTTTTTAAAGATATTAAATCAAGGAAGAGAGCATTGCTTTAAAGGCGATGTTTTTCAGATCGTGCTTTCCAGAAGATTTAGCACAGAATTTAAAGGCGATGAATTTAATGTATATCGAGCTTTACGCTCTGTAAACCCATCGCCTTATTTATTCTATTTCGATTATGGCTCTTTTAAAGTTTTCGGAAGTTCACCGGAAGCCCAGATCGTGGTGAAAGAAAATAAAGCCACGATTTATCCCATTGCAGGGACTTTCCGAAGGACTGGTAATGATCAGGAGGATGCAGCTTTGGCAAGAAAGCTTTACGATGATCCAAAAGAGAATTCAGAACATGTCATGTTAGTGGATTTGGCTAGAAATGACTTAAGCAGGACTTCTGAGAAAGTAACGGTGGATGTTTTCAAAGAAATCCAGTATTACTCTCATGTGATCCACTTGGTTTCAAAGGTTACAGGAGAGTTGCCAGAAAAAGCCAACCCTTTACAGCTGGTAGCAGATACATTTCCGGCTGGAACGCTTTCAGGAGCACCAAAGTATCGGGCAATGCAGCTAATTGACGAATTAGAAAATGTCTCCAGAGAGTTTTACGGAGGAGCCATTGGGTATTTGGGCTTCAACGGAGATTTCAATCATGCCATATTAATCAGGTCTTTTGTCTCAGAAAACAATCATCTGAGATTTCAAGCAGGAGCTGGGGTAGTTGCCAAATCAACCATTCCATCAGAATTGCAAGAAGTGGCCAATAAACTGGAAGCCTTACGAGTTGCACTTCGTGCGGCGGAGAATATTTGA
- a CDS encoding four helix bundle protein — translation MAKVDRFEDLNVWNHAIEIGLKIYQLVESNHLVRDYRAKDQLIGAAISISNNIAEGFEYNSNRQFIKYLAIAKGSAGELRSQLFLLVKANKITEKEYEFLYQEMIQISSEIKGFIKYLKGFEQKKKGK, via the coding sequence ATGGCAAAGGTTGATCGATTTGAAGATTTAAATGTTTGGAACCATGCAATCGAAATAGGATTGAAAATTTACCAACTGGTAGAGTCAAATCATTTGGTAAGGGATTATCGAGCAAAGGATCAACTTATAGGAGCTGCAATTTCAATTTCAAACAATATAGCAGAAGGGTTTGAGTACAACAGTAATCGTCAATTTATAAAATACTTAGCTATTGCTAAAGGATCTGCTGGAGAGCTAAGAAGTCAACTGTTTTTATTAGTTAAAGCAAATAAAATAACAGAAAAAGAATATGAATTTCTCTATCAAGAGATGATTCAGATTTCCAGTGAGATAAAAGGATTTATTAAATACTTGAAGGGATTTGAACAGAAGAAAAAAGGGAAATGA
- a CDS encoding anthranilate synthase component II — MRILVLDNYDSFTYNLVYIIRQLGYGGQMDVYRNDKITVEEVDQYDKILLSPGPGIPENAGIMPELIKKYADTKSILGVCLGHQAIGEAFGGDLTNLSEVLHGVSSTVKVSDDLLFKEVPDTFSIGRYHSWVINEITLSEDLEVIARTPDQQIMAVRHKKFDVRGLQFHPESILTENGIQIIKNWLES, encoded by the coding sequence ATGAGAATCTTAGTCCTAGATAATTATGATTCCTTTACCTATAACCTGGTTTATATCATTAGGCAATTGGGTTATGGAGGGCAAATGGATGTTTATCGTAACGATAAAATAACAGTGGAAGAGGTAGATCAGTACGATAAAATCCTACTTTCTCCAGGACCCGGAATTCCAGAAAATGCGGGTATTATGCCGGAGCTGATTAAAAAATACGCGGATACCAAGTCAATTTTGGGTGTTTGTTTAGGACATCAGGCTATAGGAGAGGCCTTTGGTGGAGATTTAACCAATTTATCAGAAGTGCTTCATGGAGTGTCTTCTACGGTAAAAGTTTCGGATGATTTGCTTTTCAAAGAGGTTCCCGATACTTTTAGTATTGGTAGATATCACTCTTGGGTAATCAATGAAATCACCCTTTCCGAGGATCTTGAAGTGATTGCCAGAACACCAGATCAACAGATCATGGCAGTAAGACACAAGAAGTTTGATGTCAGAGGATTACAGTTTCATCCAGAAAGTATCTTGACAGAAAATGGTATCCAAATCATAAAAAACTGGCTAGAAAGTTAA
- the trpD gene encoding anthranilate phosphoribosyltransferase, producing MKDIINHLIEHRTLSQTQAREVLKNITSGDYNQSQIAAFMTVYMMRSITVEELSGFRQAMLERCIGVDIAEYDAMDLCGTGGDGKDTFNISTLSSFIVAGAGQNVAKHGNTGVSSICGSSNLLAYFGYEFTSDIDKIRQSLDDVGICFLHAPLFHPAMKHVGPIRKDLGVKTFFNMLGPMVNPSFPKKQMVGVFSLELARLYGYLYQEMDARFSIIHAMEGYDEISLTGDFKMISNEGEKVLNPKDLGLQKLDATSIEGGKTIEESAKIFESILKGKGTKSQNSVVLANSAAALVTAQEGLSFPDAVAKAEEVLLSGKALDVFEGLVNPKTTVSLA from the coding sequence ATGAAAGATATTATTAACCACTTAATAGAACATCGGACTCTTAGCCAAACGCAGGCCAGAGAGGTTTTGAAAAACATCACATCAGGTGACTACAACCAAAGTCAGATTGCGGCTTTTATGACAGTTTACATGATGCGAAGTATTACGGTTGAAGAACTTTCCGGTTTTCGTCAGGCTATGTTGGAGCGATGCATTGGAGTGGATATAGCCGAATACGATGCGATGGATCTTTGTGGTACTGGTGGTGATGGAAAAGACACGTTTAATATTTCAACTCTTTCTTCTTTCATTGTGGCAGGAGCTGGTCAGAATGTGGCTAAACATGGAAACACTGGAGTATCATCGATCTGTGGTTCCTCAAACCTTTTGGCCTATTTTGGCTATGAATTCACCAGTGATATTGATAAAATTCGTCAAAGCCTGGACGATGTAGGTATTTGTTTTTTACATGCCCCACTTTTTCACCCTGCAATGAAACATGTAGGTCCTATCCGAAAGGATTTGGGTGTAAAAACTTTCTTCAACATGCTAGGCCCTATGGTTAATCCAAGTTTTCCGAAAAAGCAGATGGTTGGTGTCTTTAGTTTAGAATTAGCCAGGCTTTACGGATACCTTTATCAGGAAATGGATGCTAGATTTTCAATCATTCATGCCATGGAAGGATACGATGAGATTTCTTTGACAGGAGATTTTAAAATGATTTCTAATGAAGGAGAAAAAGTTCTTAATCCAAAGGACTTAGGGTTGCAAAAATTAGATGCTACTTCGATTGAGGGGGGAAAGACAATTGAAGAATCAGCAAAAATATTTGAATCCATCCTCAAAGGAAAAGGTACAAAAAGTCAAAATTCGGTGGTTTTGGCAAACTCTGCTGCCGCATTGGTGACCGCGCAAGAAGGGCTTTCGTTTCCTGATGCCGTAGCTAAAGCTGAGGAAGTTTTACTCTCGGGAAAAGCATTGGATGTATTTGAAGGACTTGTTAACCCAAAAACTACCGTTTCATTAGCCTAA
- the trpC gene encoding indole-3-glycerol phosphate synthase TrpC, whose translation MNILDKIIARKHEEVAEKSSLVPVKLLEKSLFFEGKVVSMKKYVTDPEKSGVISEFKRKSPSKGLINGAAAVESVSIGYMQAGASALSILTDKDFFGGSNEDLKTARKFNYCPILRKDFVVDEYQILEAKSIGADCVLLIAAALEPKRLKELAAFAKNLGLEVLMEVHDGEELERSLCDDLDLVGVNNRNLKTFDVSLDTSLELVDRIPSEFVKISESGISKPETLVTLKKSGFDGFLIGENFMKSARPEQSAYTFIKEYKKLLSKEIALNKV comes from the coding sequence ATGAATATTTTAGATAAAATTATTGCAAGAAAGCATGAAGAAGTTGCTGAAAAAAGCAGCTTGGTTCCTGTGAAACTACTAGAGAAAAGTCTGTTTTTCGAAGGGAAAGTAGTGTCAATGAAAAAATATGTGACAGATCCGGAAAAATCAGGTGTCATTTCTGAATTTAAAAGAAAATCTCCTTCCAAAGGATTGATCAATGGTGCTGCCGCTGTAGAAAGTGTGAGTATTGGATACATGCAGGCGGGGGCTTCAGCATTATCCATTTTGACAGACAAAGATTTCTTTGGAGGATCTAACGAGGATTTGAAGACTGCTCGAAAATTCAATTACTGCCCAATCTTAAGAAAGGACTTTGTTGTGGATGAATATCAGATTTTGGAAGCAAAATCTATAGGCGCTGATTGTGTTTTATTGATTGCAGCTGCTTTGGAGCCAAAGAGATTGAAGGAATTGGCAGCTTTTGCCAAAAACTTAGGGCTGGAAGTGTTGATGGAGGTGCATGATGGAGAGGAATTGGAAAGAAGTTTATGTGATGATTTGGACTTGGTGGGAGTAAATAATCGTAACCTGAAGACTTTTGACGTTTCCTTAGATACATCGTTAGAATTAGTGGATCGAATACCTTCTGAATTTGTAAAAATTTCAGAAAGTGGGATTTCTAAGCCAGAAACCTTAGTAACCTTAAAGAAATCTGGATTTGACGGGTTTCTGATTGGTGAGAATTTCATGAAATCTGCTAGACCAGAACAGTCTGCGTACACTTTTATCAAGGAATATAAAAAGTTGCTATCGAAAGAAATAGCATTGAATAAGGTCTGA
- a CDS encoding phosphoribosylanthranilate isomerase — translation MQIKVCGMREPDNILALVEEIQPDWMGLIFYAKSPRFVPSEKVKELAKVSLPKVGVFVDETVEEVLQKIKEFNLSAIQLHGSESPEYVRELKLKTNKKLWKVVSVGDRVEWETLRAYVGLVECFLFDTATKNHGGSGKQFNWQILKDYPFEVPFILSGGIDEESADELLRFAENSPQLKGIDLNSKFEDAPGLKNIEKLKSFKNKIRP, via the coding sequence ATGCAAATCAAAGTATGTGGTATGCGGGAGCCGGATAATATTCTGGCTTTGGTCGAAGAAATCCAACCCGATTGGATGGGATTGATTTTTTATGCCAAGTCTCCACGTTTTGTGCCTTCTGAAAAAGTAAAGGAGTTAGCAAAAGTTTCGCTTCCTAAAGTGGGTGTTTTTGTAGATGAAACGGTAGAGGAGGTGCTCCAGAAAATTAAGGAGTTCAACCTTTCTGCAATCCAGCTTCATGGGAGTGAAAGCCCAGAATATGTTCGAGAACTCAAATTGAAAACGAATAAAAAGCTTTGGAAAGTTGTGTCGGTTGGGGATAGGGTAGAATGGGAAACATTGAGAGCTTATGTGGGGTTGGTAGAATGTTTTCTGTTTGACACAGCTACAAAGAATCATGGTGGTTCGGGTAAACAGTTTAATTGGCAGATTTTAAAAGATTATCCTTTTGAGGTGCCATTCATTCTGAGCGGAGGCATTGATGAGGAGTCAGCCGATGAATTACTTCGATTTGCAGAGAATTCTCCCCAGCTAAAAGGGATCGATTTAAACTCCAAATTCGAAGATGCACCAGGGCTGAAGAATATAGAGAAGCTGAAGAGTTTTAAAAATAAAATTAGACCATAG
- the trpB gene encoding tryptophan synthase subunit beta, which produces MIKVDEKGFYGKFGGAYIPEMLHPNVEELRENYESIMASKEFQDEFRGLLKDYVGRPTPLYFASRLSEKYGAKIYLKREDLCHTGAHKVNNTIGQIILAKKLGKKRIIAETGAGQHGVATATVCALMGMECTVYMGEIDIARQHPNVERMKILGATVVPATSGSKTLKDATNEAMRAWINNPVDTHYIIGSVVGPHPYPEMVARFQSVISEEIKWQLKEKEGRENPDIVIACVGGGSNAAGAFYHYYNTPEVRLVAAEAGGLGVDSGKTAATTSKGTPGILHGSKTILMQTEDGQVVEPHSISAGLDYPGIGPVHAHLFDVGRGEFVAVDDKDAMEAGVELSKLEGIIPAIESAHALYALNKIEYSKDDVIVVNLSGRGDKDLETYIKWGKY; this is translated from the coding sequence ATGATCAAAGTAGATGAAAAGGGCTTTTACGGCAAATTTGGTGGAGCATATATACCAGAGATGTTGCATCCGAATGTCGAAGAACTGAGAGAAAACTATGAGTCAATTATGGCTTCTAAGGAATTTCAGGATGAGTTTAGAGGTTTGTTGAAAGATTATGTAGGAAGACCAACACCGCTTTATTTTGCTTCCAGACTATCTGAAAAGTATGGCGCTAAAATTTATCTAAAGAGAGAAGATCTTTGTCATACGGGAGCTCATAAAGTGAACAACACCATCGGTCAGATTATTCTGGCCAAAAAGCTGGGTAAAAAGCGGATTATTGCGGAAACAGGAGCCGGACAGCATGGAGTAGCAACAGCTACAGTCTGTGCTTTGATGGGGATGGAATGTACCGTTTATATGGGAGAAATAGACATTGCCCGTCAGCATCCTAATGTGGAAAGAATGAAGATTTTGGGTGCGACAGTTGTACCCGCTACCTCTGGTTCCAAGACTCTAAAAGATGCAACCAATGAAGCCATGCGTGCCTGGATCAATAATCCAGTGGATACCCATTATATCATTGGTTCGGTTGTAGGCCCTCATCCTTATCCAGAAATGGTAGCGAGATTTCAGTCTGTTATTTCAGAGGAAATCAAGTGGCAATTGAAAGAAAAAGAAGGTAGAGAAAATCCTGATATAGTCATTGCTTGTGTGGGCGGTGGATCAAATGCTGCTGGAGCATTTTATCATTATTATAATACTCCAGAAGTACGATTGGTTGCTGCAGAAGCTGGAGGTTTAGGTGTGGATTCTGGAAAGACAGCAGCTACCACTTCCAAAGGGACGCCAGGGATCTTACACGGCTCAAAGACTATTCTTATGCAAACTGAAGATGGACAAGTGGTAGAGCCGCATTCCATATCAGCAGGTTTAGATTACCCAGGAATAGGTCCTGTTCATGCCCATTTATTTGATGTGGGGAGAGGGGAGTTTGTAGCCGTGGATGATAAAGATGCGATGGAAGCCGGCGTAGAGTTAAGCAAGTTAGAGGGCATTATCCCAGCCATTGAATCTGCACATGCGCTTTATGCTTTGAATAAAATTGAATACTCCAAAGATGATGTGATCGTAGTCAACCTTTCTGGTAGAGGAGACAAAGATCTGGAGACCTATATTAAATGGGGGAAATATTGA
- the trpA gene encoding tryptophan synthase subunit alpha, translated as MNRIHTLFNTKKERVLSIYFTGGFPELESTMEIMEAIQAGGADIIEIGVPYSDPVADGPTIQDSNMIALENGISLKKIFEQLKGFRAKIHIPVVMMGYLNPIMQYGMEEFCKKCKEVGIDGLILPDLPMQQYLDDYKSLFEEYELVNTFLISPQTSENRIREIDENTNGFIYMVSSHSITGAKAGISEEQIAYFERVKAMNLKNPRLIGFGISDAETFSKASEYSNGAIIGSAFIKTVKDSKSLSEDIQKYLKSIVE; from the coding sequence ATGAACCGAATACATACATTATTTAATACTAAAAAGGAACGCGTTCTCTCTATCTATTTTACAGGAGGGTTTCCTGAATTGGAAAGCACGATGGAAATCATGGAAGCGATCCAAGCAGGTGGCGCTGATATCATTGAGATCGGGGTTCCCTATTCTGATCCTGTGGCTGATGGTCCGACTATTCAGGATAGTAATATGATCGCATTGGAAAATGGTATTTCGCTGAAAAAGATTTTCGAACAATTAAAGGGCTTTCGTGCCAAAATTCATATTCCAGTGGTTATGATGGGCTACCTAAATCCGATCATGCAATATGGAATGGAGGAGTTTTGCAAGAAGTGCAAAGAAGTAGGAATAGATGGATTAATCCTCCCAGATCTACCAATGCAGCAATACTTGGATGACTATAAGAGTCTTTTTGAGGAATATGAATTGGTGAATACTTTCTTGATTTCACCTCAAACTTCAGAAAATAGAATTCGTGAGATTGATGAAAATACCAATGGCTTTATCTACATGGTCTCCTCCCATAGTATAACAGGGGCGAAGGCCGGGATTTCTGAAGAACAGATAGCTTACTTCGAGCGAGTAAAAGCAATGAATCTGAAGAACCCAAGGTTGATTGGCTTTGGGATCTCTGATGCCGAGACTTTCTCTAAAGCTTCAGAATATAGCAATGGAGCAATTATCGGATCGGCTTTTATTAAGACAGTAAAAGATTCTAAAAGTTTAAGTGAGGATATTCAGAAATATTTAAAAAGTATTGTTGAATAA
- a CDS encoding bifunctional 3-deoxy-7-phosphoheptulonate synthase/chorismate mutase codes for MIIQLQPDISESQKDKLIREVNGIGYKTTEVKTQLGDYLIGIGKKDFDIRKIGQMDGIVDIHIVSDEYKLVSKKWKAKPTSVDLGDNIFIKDGEMAVITGPCSIESEEQIRAVVAHCIENDIKMMRGGVFKPRSSPYAFRGLGLEGLKLWHEIASEAGIKIVTEVMQTSQIEEMYPYVDVYQVGARNSQNFNLLDELGKVDKAVMIKRGISGTIEELLQSAEYVFSGGNEKLILCERGIRTYERASRNTLDLNAIPILKAKSHLPVIVDPSHGIGIRAYVPQMALAGVMSGADGIIYESHEVPEKAYSDGQQTLDFAQSARLAAWIRESFAMRKGFDLL; via the coding sequence ATGATTATTCAGCTTCAACCCGATATATCCGAAAGCCAAAAAGATAAATTGATCCGTGAGGTCAACGGAATCGGCTACAAAACAACCGAAGTAAAAACCCAGTTGGGAGACTATTTGATCGGGATCGGTAAAAAGGATTTTGATATCCGAAAAATTGGTCAAATGGATGGCATCGTCGATATCCATATTGTTTCTGACGAGTATAAATTAGTATCCAAAAAGTGGAAGGCCAAACCAACCTCAGTGGATTTGGGAGATAACATCTTTATCAAGGATGGAGAGATGGCTGTAATTACTGGGCCTTGCTCAATAGAGTCCGAGGAGCAAATCCGTGCGGTGGTTGCCCATTGTATAGAAAATGACATCAAGATGATGCGTGGAGGAGTTTTCAAGCCAAGAAGTAGTCCATATGCCTTTAGAGGTTTAGGGTTGGAAGGTTTGAAATTATGGCATGAAATCGCCAGTGAAGCTGGTATAAAGATCGTGACGGAAGTGATGCAAACTTCACAGATCGAAGAAATGTATCCTTATGTGGATGTATATCAAGTAGGAGCTAGAAATTCCCAAAATTTCAATTTGCTTGATGAGTTAGGTAAGGTGGACAAAGCCGTCATGATTAAGCGAGGAATTTCGGGAACGATCGAAGAACTATTGCAGTCTGCAGAGTACGTGTTCTCGGGAGGAAATGAGAAATTGATTCTCTGTGAAAGAGGAATCAGAACTTACGAAAGAGCTTCTAGAAATACTTTGGACTTGAATGCAATCCCGATTTTGAAAGCTAAATCGCATTTGCCGGTCATAGTTGATCCATCTCATGGAATCGGTATCCGCGCTTATGTGCCACAAATGGCTTTGGCAGGAGTAATGTCTGGTGCAGATGGAATTATTTATGAATCCCATGAAGTTCCTGAAAAAGCTTATTCAGACGGTCAGCAGACGCTTGATTTCGCACAAAGTGCAAGGTTAGCCGCATGGATCAGAGAGAGTTTTGCAATGCGGAAAGGATTTGATTTGTTGTAA
- a CDS encoding phenylalanine 4-monooxygenase produces the protein MNSKPKDWVFSDPRLQKLRQEYDTYTSEDFKVWKILFERQMPNLPKAASKAYLDGVEIVGFSADRIANFEDLNQILAKTTGWEVQVVPGLIDDDLFFGLLNNRRFPSSTWLRKMEQLDYLQEPDMFHDAFAHMPMLTNQPYVDFLEKLSGIALKHINNPWAIQLLSRIYWFTIEFGLIKEGGELKIYGAGILSSAGETKFSLSNEPNHIDYDVRRILNQEYWKDRFQDKYFVIENYEQLYESLPEIEEVLEEMLLEKRQ, from the coding sequence ATGAATTCAAAACCAAAAGACTGGGTCTTTAGCGATCCGAGATTACAGAAACTCAGGCAGGAGTATGACACATATACTTCGGAGGACTTTAAAGTTTGGAAGATCCTTTTTGAAAGGCAGATGCCAAACTTACCAAAGGCGGCCTCCAAAGCCTACCTTGATGGTGTGGAGATCGTTGGTTTCTCAGCAGATCGAATTGCGAATTTTGAGGATTTGAATCAAATTTTAGCAAAAACTACAGGTTGGGAAGTTCAGGTGGTTCCTGGTTTGATTGATGATGATTTGTTTTTTGGCTTACTAAACAATAGACGATTCCCATCATCCACTTGGCTAAGGAAAATGGAGCAGTTGGATTACTTGCAGGAACCGGATATGTTTCATGATGCATTTGCTCATATGCCCATGTTGACCAATCAACCTTATGTGGACTTTCTGGAAAAACTTTCCGGCATAGCTTTAAAACATATCAACAATCCTTGGGCGATCCAGCTTTTAAGTAGGATTTATTGGTTTACCATAGAGTTTGGATTAATAAAAGAGGGTGGAGAGCTAAAAATTTACGGTGCAGGTATCTTAAGTTCAGCAGGAGAGACTAAATTCAGCCTTTCAAATGAACCGAATCATATAGATTATGATGTTCGAAGGATTTTGAATCAAGAATACTGGAAAGATCGCTTCCAAGATAAATACTTTGTGATCGAGAATTATGAGCAGCTTTACGAATCGCTTCCAGAGATAGAGGAAGTGTTGGAGGAGATGCTTTTAGAGAAAAGACAATAG